The genomic segment ATATTGTGCTCTGTGCAAAGTTTGTGGCATATTTATATTTGCGGTTAAACTTTGAAAAGGAATATGATACACCGTGTACTAAAATATGCGAAaagtgcaaatattttatttctagtTCTTGTAGatgatgtattaacttattttcacttagaaaatcaacagagcATTGAGtttgaccagggatgttcaACTTTTGCCTACAActgcagatgtttaaaataattttgtgtaCAGAGTTCACCAAAAATCATGTTAGGTGAAGGCTGGGCCTTTGTAAAATGTTAGTGTGTAACATCTGGCTCAGACACTGAaatttctcctttctttctgatttgttcacttgatttttaaaaatgtaacatttactttttttaaaggatGAATGTGATATAATAGGCTGCTGAAGTGTGGAGTGATTCATTCTGCCATACTTGAATTGTTGCAttattattcatgtatttaGTTGTGGAGTTTCTTTTTAAgtatttctgtttgtgtgtaattacactttgttttttttttgtgtgcaataaaaaaaagattatcaAGCCAATGTTTCTGATAACATGTTTCAAAGGCTTGCATGTTCCCATGTTGGCAAGTGTCTTGTTCCTCCGTTTTATGGTTCCTGTAATGAGATGAtagtttcattttgcttttgcAGGAATGATGTTGAATTAATGTCGCTTTGTCAGTGCACTTCCTTATTTGTCTGAACTAATTCTGAGCCAAGTTTGACATTTGACTTTTATCTTGGATTAATATTTCTGCCGCGTTTGGGTACGTTCTTTTGTACACTGCTTGGagtttaaacatttattgaatATAAATGTCTGGCAATGCCGCTTGGAAACTTCTGCTGCTTTGGTTTTGGTCCCTCTGTCGTGTAGTGGAGCAGATAGGGGCTGCTAAGAGGAGGCGTAGAGAGCTTGGCAGGAAGCTGCACAGCTTTGGGTAACTGCCTGAAATAGAGGCAGGGCTCTGACACTACGCTCGACTGAGTTCCCTGTTCAGCCACGTTATAAAGGGAGTAAAACCGGACACAAGAACCTGACCAGACTTAAGTTGTTAATGGGAAAACAACTGAATAGTTTGCGGTAGGtttattcttgtttttgttgtaggtctttatactgttttttggctGTCCATCCCTCCTTCGCCGCAATGTGCTGCAAACATGGCCTTTGCAGGGAGggaagtcattcagactggccCATGTTTAGAAAAGACTCCGATCTGATACGTTTCAAATACAGattgaatgtatgtgtgtgtgtgtgtgtgtgtgtttttatatatgtatatatatatataatgtatatatgtggTTGACTGTTTTTTGCCTAATATAGATGTACTGATTTCCAGAGGTGCGTCAAAGGCCATGGGACAAAGAAGTACTTTATGATCTTCATTTGAAGCTCCCTCATGCATCCAGCTTCACGCTGAGGGTAGGTTTCTGCTTTGCATGACACAGAAGACTTCCTTTTACTGTGAACCGCAACAAAAGATGTGAGTTTTGTCAAATGCTGACACTTTGAAACCTGTCTCTGTACAGTAAAAGCCAACCACGCTGAACTCCTCAGGCTGCGCAGGTGTGACGTGCCGTAATGCCTGCAATGAGTACTGGCCCAACTCGGGCTGATCGCCGAAGGCTCTCCTGGGCCGTTGTGATTCTGACTCTGGCTACCATCACCTCATCCTCCCTGTCAGCTCTGTCCCTGTATCATGTGCTGGCTCTACAGGCTGAGGTGGAGGGGCTGAGGACCGAGGTGAGCCGCAGGAGAGAGGAACAGCAGAGTGCGCCGGGGGAAAGTGTGAGCGGGCCGCAGGCTCATCAACAGGACAACAGAAACAAAGCTGAGGTGAGAAATAGCAACAGAAAGGAAGAGGCCCTACAGGTCGAAGAGGTTAAATCAAGTCATAAAGTTGGTCAacaatttaacataaaatagtAGGGGAAAAGTGTGTGACAGCAACATAATCCTAAATACATTACACTATATACACCATACAAGAAGCTGTGTCAAACAATAAGGACAGAACAATAGACAGTGTGACAGAGAGGAGATATGTGGAGTCCTTAGCTAGTAATTGATATTATGGAATATTACAATAATTTAGTTAATAATTCAAATGatcattcttttattttctttcatatgctttttattttattgtttagccTATTTATAACCATTCCTGTTGTACAGTCTTCTAATTCTATGTGTACAGTGGAGAAGATGGCACTTAATTGTAGGCTACATCAGAACATCACCTAAATaactacacacatgcatattttGTGACACAGAAACTTAAAACATGGGTTAAAGAATGCCGTATATACAAATGCAACAAATAAACTTTGGTACAAGATATATTTTGGCATAGAAAGTACAAAAGAAGGATCCCACGGTGCCAGTTTGAAGGTATTTCCACTATTTGGCAGTTTCCAACCAAATTAATGCAGCAAACCACAGGATGTCAAGTGTTACTTGTCATCTGTGCAAAATATAGTTCACTGTAaattattaacatttaattattaacattataaGCTTTCCAGGTGGTAGTTATGTTAACAACAAAGTGTGCTTAGTACTTACATGTGGTTAATCACTAAATTTGGAGCAAAATGATATTGTTTATTCTCATCATTTCTCAACTGATAATCATTTGTCTAAATTTACATGATCATCTAAGTTTAGTCCTTAGCAGCAATGGATGTATTGATATGAGAGACACCTGAGGGGACAAAAGCGGATTAATGActattaggttttaggtttttttGTAACGCCATGTATTTCTATAAAGGGCACCTTTATAGTGTGATCTTGGTGAATTGAAAATTATTACTCTATGACAcagcatttaaatattataaaggCTTTGTACTATCTGAAATGACCAGATAAGCTCAGTACTTCCTTTCCACTTGCAGTGTTGCAGTCTGATAAAGTTACTTGTCATGTCTTTTGCAATATGCCCTATCCACAGAGCCTTCGGCAGACTAGCAGTGTGGTACCCCCTGAACTGGGGTTTGACGTTTCTGGGAGACAGCCAGAGCCGCCCAGCTTAAAAAAGAGAAGTCTGGAATGTAAGTTTCATCAATCAGGCAAGCCCTTTCTGCTGTTGTTTCAGCTGTACATGGGCTTCCAGTGTTGCCTCGTTCTTATGCAAACTTATCTCTAGCTCAGTTTTGAAACTGTTAATACAGTAGAACATTTTACCGTTTTCAGTGTCTAGTCTCATGCAACGGCAGTGAGCACTTCAAAAGGAGTTTTGAGATTTTCTTCACTcctgtatttactgtgaatcTGAGGGTGGTTTTAACACTGACTCAGTATGCAGggaatacagacagacagattcaaCAAAGGAATTTGCACCGTAGAGCGTGGTAAAGTTTGTGCTTTTATTAGATatttattattagattattattcATGTTAGAGGTTATAAACGTAGAACTTAATTGTAGTAGATCATAATTAAGATTATGCTTTCTGGCATCATGTTAGTTGAAGATTGTGGTGTTTGACAGTGTTTGCCGTTAGTGTGCACTGTTAAAGGAAAATTTGCTAAAGTGCAAGAGTGTTAATTTGTCAATTCAGTTCACTCATTTATTATGCAGCATTAGTTATTATTAATCATATCAGTCACTTCTTCATTATTCTTTCTTTATTGTATACAGAGGAAATTTGTTTGGCAAAAACATGAAATTGTAAGATTTTTCATCTTctagttttgttttaaataattatctTATTCTGTTGATAAATAATTTTGCTTGTATCAACTCAAAATATGCTCcaataaaaaaactatttaatttgataaaattgcttaaaacaaatagaaaatgtctagaaatgaaATGGATAATTGTATAATACTATTAcaacaatttcaaaatgagaaatgtgaACTAGATATaagatttcacttgccaagatataaATATTGATATaactatttattttgttttgtttttgactaTACCAGGTTACCATACCAGGCTATAATAGCAGAGTTTAAAATAGACCTCATAAAAGAGTACGAGAAGAATGTTAGCAGCTCATTGTTGATATTAAAGTGTTTGATCTTTAAAAATACAGCCCCTGATTATCTTTGTTTTGCAGATATGCATACATTACATGTGCACAAGACCGAGGCTTGAAGAAGTTGAGGCTAAATTTCAGGGGCATGCAGTATTGCCAATTGGGGCTTTATAACACATTTTTCCTCTGTCCTTGTTCAGCATTTCAGCCCTGCTTGCAGATGATCGCAGATAGGAAGAGGGAAGTCTTTCAGAAAGGTAATGGGGATAGTTGCTGttctatatttaaaatatgagATGTTCAAAAGCAGTGGTTGGTATTTGTTCAGGGTCTGAcaattgaataaaaaaacatggcaaataaataaagcagtttACCCTGACTCCGAACAGAAATAATAACATCAGTAGGCTGATATTAGCCTTCAGCTCATCTTAAATCTGGCTCtggctttgttttttctttcctttttttgtaaTCTGTTGTCTGACATTTAGATGTTCTCCATTCCAATGTGATCTTTGCCTGATTGTTTGCGTTGCTCAGAGTTTGCGTTGGAGACACACACAGGggtcccatggcaaactggtctaAAGCGAGGCGAGGCTCTAGAGGAGGATCATGACACCATAGTGGTCAAAGAAGAGGGCTTCTTCTTCATCTACAGTCAGGTAGAGCACTGTGACCCACCAGTCACAGAGGTAACATCATAACAGAATTTAGTCCTAAAGACAAACATCCTGTAGCATAAACAGTGAGACAGTCTCTTCACAACAAAGCTTTAGGCCTCTTATTTAACTTGTGTTTCACCTTGTATTTgaaggcaaaaaaacaaaatggccattaagttatCCAATTTTCAGCATAAAAAGCATAAGCAGAAACCTatgtttaaca from the Pygocentrus nattereri isolate fPygNat1 chromosome 6, fPygNat1.pri, whole genome shotgun sequence genome contains:
- the tnfsf13b gene encoding tumor necrosis factor ligand superfamily member 13B isoform X1; its protein translation is MPAMSTGPTRADRRRLSWAVVILTLATITSSSLSALSLYHVLALQAEVEGLRTEVSRRREEQQSAPGESVSGPQAHQQDNRNKAESLRQTSSVVPPELGFDVSGRQPEPPSLKKRSLESFQPCLQMIADRKREVFQKEFALETHTGVPWQTGLKRGEALEEDHDTIVVKEEGFFFIYSQVEHCDPPVTEVYYKDSTFAMGHIVIRMKKNVVGDESQHVVLFRCIQSMNLKFPYNTCYTGGIVKLEVGDRVELLIPRSTANISLDGDSTYLGAIKLD
- the tnfsf13b gene encoding tumor necrosis factor ligand superfamily member 13B isoform X2, with translation MPAMSTGPTRADRRRLSWAVVILTLATITSSSLSALSLYHVLALQAEVEGLRTEVSRRREEQQSAPGESVSGPQAHQQDNRNKAESLRQTSSVVPPELGFDVSGRQPEPPSLKKRSLESFQPCLQMIADRKREVFQKEFALETHTGVPWQTGLKRGEALEEDHDTIVVKEEGFFFIYSQVYYKDSTFAMGHIVIRMKKNVVGDESQHVVLFRCIQSMNLKFPYNTCYTGGIVKLEVGDRVELLIPRSTANISLDGDSTYLGAIKLD